ATAGGTCGGCTTCATGCCCACCGTGCCGGTGAAGGCGGCGGGCTGACGGATCGAGCCGCCGGTATCGGTGGCGGTGGCCCCGGCGCAGAGGCCGGCGGCCACGGCCGCCGCCGAACCGCCGGACGAGCCGCCCGGCACCAGATCGGCATCGCTGCCCGCGGCGCGGAACGGATTGAGGGCCGGACCGTAATAAGAGCTTTCATTGGACGAGCCCATGGCGAATTCGTCCATATTGAGCTTGCCCAGCATGACGGCGCCGTCGCGCCACAGATTGGCGGTGACGGTGGATTCGTATTCCGGCTTGAAGCCATCGAGAATGTGGCTGGCGGCCTGCGTGTGCACGCCCTTGGTGCCGAACAGGTCCTTGACGCCCAGCGGAATGCCTTCGAGCGCGCCGCCTTCGCCCTGCGCCAGCTTCCCGTCGCTGGCCCGGGCCATGTCGCGCGCCTGCTCCGGCGTCGTCACGATATAGGCGTTGAGCTTGGGATTGGCCTGCTCGATGGCGCCGATATAGGCATCGGTCAACTCAAGCGCGGTAAAGCTCTTGTCCTGGAGGCCCTTGCGGGCGGCGGCGAGGCTCAGCTTGGTCAGATCAGTCAAGATAATGTCTCTCATTCATCCCGGCGGGCGGCGGTCAGGCTGCCTCTGCCGGAGCCGATAGCGTCAATTCAAATGCAGCCGGCCTTTGCCGCCGGCGATCGACAATGCCATTTACTCGACCACTTTCGGCACCATGAAGAAATTGTCCTCGGTCAGCGGCGCGTTGCTGACGATCTTGTCGGCATAGCCGCCATCGCTCACCACGTCTTCGCGGCGGCGCAGGATCATCGGCGTCACCGAGGTCATGGGCTCGACGCCCTCGACATCGACCTCGGCCAATTGCTCGACGAAACCCAGAATGGCATTGAGCTCATCCTGGTAGCCGGCAACCTCGTCTTCCTCGATGCGAATGCGCGCGAGACGCGCGATGCGCTTGACGGTGGCGGCGTCGACAGACATGGCAAACTCCAGCAGATAATGCGTGTCGGCGCGTTATTAGCAATGCGCCGGGGCAAAAGACAATGAAAATGCCGAGGCGCTGCTCAGACTTCCACCGCAAGACCCGGTTCGAGCGCGATCAGGCCGGCGCCTTCCAGCACGGCGGGCAAGGCGGCGAAGGCTTCATCCAGTTCCGCGTCACTCCCCGCCAGCGCCACAAGCCGGGGCATCGCCGCCTCGACCAGCGCCCGGCCCCGCCGCGCCAGCCCCTGCCCCGCCAGCACGATCACGGCCCGTTCCGCCCAGCGCCCCAGTCCCGGCACGTCGCCGCTCAGCACAAGCAAGGGCATGTCCTCGTCGCCGTCGAGCAGCAGCGCGCCCGCGCCCAAAGACCAGACCCGGACCGGCCGCACATTGTCGCCCGCATCCAGCAATCGCTCGCGCGCCCGCGGCTTCCAGCTCGCGCCATCGGCGGGCTCATGCCGGTCACCCGGACCAATGACCTGATCCGCGCCACTCACTAGTTCCGCCGGCTCGATCCCCCCCGCGACCATCTCGGCATCGATAACCACGACCTGCCCGCCGATGTGAATACGAAACGTGGATGCGCCGAACCAGGTGAGTTTCATGAGGCCGAATGGGTCCTTTGCTGATGCTCAAGCAGATAGCGCGTCGCCAGGGCCACGGTCTTTGGAATCGGCCGATCCTTGCGGTAATCAGCCACCAGCCGGCGGGCAATGCCTAAACGGGCCGCCATCCCATCAAGGCTCAGCCGCAATTGCGCCATGGCCTCGCGGAATTCCGCATTGTCCAATTTCCC
This genomic stretch from Devosia sp. YIM 151766 harbors:
- the gatC gene encoding Asp-tRNA(Asn)/Glu-tRNA(Gln) amidotransferase subunit GatC; its protein translation is MSVDAATVKRIARLARIRIEEDEVAGYQDELNAILGFVEQLAEVDVEGVEPMTSVTPMILRRREDVVSDGGYADKIVSNAPLTEDNFFMVPKVVE